In Streptomyces sp. 840.1, one DNA window encodes the following:
- the cas7e gene encoding type I-E CRISPR-associated protein Cas7/Cse4/CasC yields the protein MSRTILDVHILQTVPPSNLNRDDTGAPKSAVYGGVRRSRVSSQAWKRATRTAFRDLLDPGELGVRTRKVADALAERIIAQDVTLSDQREKVLAFAAETIVVATGTKVEAPKRKSNAAKEAAKGGEEGPEPAPESSYLLFLSARQIDALAGLAVEGLRSGEQVKEFFKNKERKARARALANSSHSVDIALFGRMVADTTDINVDAAAQVAHAIGVHAVETESDYFTAVDDRNASDESGAGMIGTVDFNSSTLYRYAAVDVDRLYDNLGAGPSDSGPATDPVRRAVEAFLEGFITSLPTGKINTFGNHTLPDAVVVKLRTSRPISFAGAFEAPVVAKGTGGHVEEACTALASYVPGVEAAYGAEKDTSTWVVRVGSATDALAGLGTEVTLAQLVESVGAAVGDRLGGV from the coding sequence GTGAGCCGCACCATTCTTGACGTGCACATCCTCCAGACCGTTCCGCCCAGCAACCTCAACCGGGATGACACCGGGGCGCCGAAATCCGCGGTGTACGGGGGAGTCAGGCGTTCCCGTGTCTCCAGCCAGGCATGGAAGCGGGCCACCCGGACGGCGTTCAGGGACCTCCTCGACCCCGGCGAACTGGGTGTGCGCACCCGGAAGGTGGCCGACGCGCTGGCCGAGCGGATCATCGCCCAGGACGTGACACTGAGCGACCAGAGGGAGAAGGTGCTCGCCTTCGCCGCGGAGACAATCGTCGTGGCGACCGGCACCAAGGTCGAAGCACCCAAGCGCAAGTCGAATGCGGCGAAGGAAGCGGCCAAGGGCGGGGAGGAAGGCCCGGAGCCAGCCCCGGAGTCGTCTTACCTGCTGTTCTTGAGTGCCCGTCAGATCGACGCCCTCGCGGGCCTCGCGGTCGAAGGGCTGCGGTCGGGAGAGCAGGTCAAGGAGTTCTTCAAGAACAAGGAGAGGAAGGCCAGGGCCAGGGCTCTCGCCAACAGCAGCCACTCCGTCGACATCGCGCTCTTCGGGCGCATGGTCGCGGACACCACCGATATCAACGTGGACGCGGCCGCCCAGGTCGCCCACGCGATCGGGGTGCATGCGGTGGAGACCGAGTCCGACTACTTCACCGCTGTGGACGACAGAAATGCCTCCGACGAGTCCGGGGCCGGAATGATCGGCACCGTCGACTTCAACTCCAGCACGCTGTACCGCTACGCCGCGGTTGATGTGGACCGGCTGTACGACAACCTCGGCGCGGGTCCGAGCGACAGCGGCCCCGCGACCGATCCGGTACGGAGGGCCGTCGAGGCGTTCCTGGAGGGCTTCATCACCTCCCTCCCCACCGGCAAGATCAACACCTTCGGCAACCACACTCTCCCCGATGCCGTCGTGGTGAAGCTGCGGACGTCCCGCCCGATCAGCTTCGCCGGGGCCTTCGAGGCGCCCGTGGTCGCGAAGGGCACGGGCGGCCACGTCGAGGAGGCATGTACGGCGCTCGCCTCGTACGTGCCCGGTGTCGAGGCGGCGTACGGAGCCGAGAAGGACACGAGCACGTGGGTCGTGCGGGTCGGATCAGCCACGGACGCGCTGGCGGGCCTGGGTACCGAGGTCACCCTGGCCCAGCTCGTCGAGTCGGTGGGTGCGGCTGTCGGCGACCGGCTGGGCGGCGTCTGA
- the cas5e gene encoding type I-E CRISPR-associated protein Cas5/CasD, whose product MSVLTLRLAGPLQAWGSSARFSRRTTDSAPTKSGVVGLLAAALGRPRDGDLSDLAALRFGVRIDQPGTRIRDFQTAHHDDTGKSMPVSERFYLADAVFVAGLEGDEDLLIRLLAAVRSPVFLPFLGRRSCPPSRNIDLGLHPGAELAATLAAHAWEASDWYCRRRRQDESVDLTMLLETGPDADGTEGPGDAVRDQPISFDPRHRRYGLRGVVARTVTVPNPRADRRNGRAALASHEPVGHLTLLDRDGA is encoded by the coding sequence ATGAGCGTCCTGACCCTCCGGCTCGCCGGTCCGCTCCAGGCCTGGGGCTCTTCGGCCCGCTTCTCGCGCCGCACCACGGATTCGGCGCCCACGAAGAGCGGAGTGGTCGGCCTCCTGGCCGCGGCGCTCGGACGCCCCAGGGACGGTGACCTCTCCGACCTGGCCGCGTTGCGCTTCGGCGTACGCATCGACCAGCCGGGCACCCGTATCCGGGACTTCCAGACCGCGCACCACGACGACACAGGCAAGTCAATGCCGGTGTCCGAACGCTTCTACCTTGCCGACGCGGTGTTCGTCGCCGGCCTGGAGGGTGACGAGGACCTGCTGATACGCCTGCTCGCAGCCGTACGAAGCCCCGTCTTCCTCCCCTTCCTCGGCAGGAGATCATGCCCGCCGAGCCGCAACATCGATCTCGGTCTGCATCCCGGAGCCGAGCTCGCCGCGACGCTGGCCGCCCACGCATGGGAGGCATCCGACTGGTACTGCCGACGACGGCGCCAGGACGAGTCCGTCGACCTCACCATGCTCCTGGAAACCGGGCCCGATGCCGACGGTACGGAGGGGCCGGGCGACGCGGTACGGGATCAGCCGATCAGCTTCGATCCGCGTCACCGGCGGTACGGGCTGCGCGGGGTGGTCGCGCGAACGGTGACGGTCCCCAACCCGCGTGCCGACCGGAGGAACGGGCGGGCGGCCCTCGCCTCGCACGAACCGGTCGGCCACCTCACTCTGCTGGACAGGGACGGTGCCTGA
- the cas6e gene encoding type I-E CRISPR-associated protein Cas6/Cse3/CasE, which yields MYLTRFRFNAARTGARRLLTSPQMLHAAVMSSFSDAPPTPDGGPRVLWRIDYNSAAEVLLYVTSPARPDLTHLVEQAGWPTAEPQGWSTYDYATFLTGLSADSVWEFRLTANPVHSIRRKEDEPTKRTAHRTPRYQIEWLLKQQDRGGFAIVEKAPEARRLERGDEYELAVGGARGLSFSKKSSSTGRDGSSSGKDGSKTAGRDAVRIAAVTYQGRLRVTDPEVFRLRLASGLGKAKAYGCGLMTLAPVV from the coding sequence ATGTACCTCACGCGCTTCCGTTTCAACGCGGCGAGGACGGGCGCCCGGCGACTGCTGACATCACCGCAGATGCTGCACGCGGCGGTGATGTCCTCCTTCTCCGACGCACCCCCCACACCCGACGGGGGACCCCGGGTGCTCTGGCGGATCGACTACAACTCGGCGGCCGAGGTGCTGCTGTACGTGACCAGCCCGGCCAGGCCGGATCTGACGCATCTGGTGGAGCAGGCGGGCTGGCCGACGGCGGAGCCCCAGGGCTGGTCGACGTACGACTACGCCACCTTCCTGACGGGACTGTCCGCCGACAGCGTCTGGGAGTTCCGGCTCACCGCCAACCCGGTGCACAGCATCCGCCGCAAGGAGGACGAGCCGACGAAACGCACCGCGCACCGGACGCCCCGCTACCAGATCGAGTGGCTGCTCAAGCAGCAGGACCGTGGCGGCTTCGCCATCGTGGAGAAGGCGCCGGAGGCCCGTCGCCTTGAGCGGGGGGACGAGTACGAGCTGGCGGTGGGCGGGGCCCGGGGCCTGTCCTTCAGCAAGAAGAGTTCGTCGACGGGTAGGGACGGTTCCTCATCCGGTAAGGACGGTTCCAAGACGGCGGGCAGGGATGCCGTACGGATCGCCGCCGTGACCTACCAGGGTCGGCTACGGGTGACCGACCCGGAGGTCTTCCGCCTGAGGCTGGCGTCCGGACTGGGTAAGGCGAAGGCTTACGGCTGCGGGCTGATGACCCTCGCTCCGGTGGTGTGA